In Methermicoccus shengliensis DSM 18856, a single genomic region encodes these proteins:
- a CDS encoding 2-amino-3,7-dideoxy-D-threo-hept-6-ulosonate synthase, translating into MSEIGKSVRMERIINRDSKRTIIVPMDHGVSMGPIKGLLDLPSIVNKVAEGGANAVLGHLGLPKHGHRGYGKDIGLIIHLSASTSLGPDPNHKVLVTTVEEAIKVGADAVSVHINVGAEDEAEMLAGLGHVAERCDYWGMPLVAMMYPRGRKVSSEYDVEFVKHAARVGAELGADIVKTNYTGDPESFREVVRGCPVPVVMAGGPKTETEEEFLRNVYDAMSAGAAGVAVGRNVFQADDPTALVRKIAQIVHEGATLEDVLKG; encoded by the coding sequence ATGAGCGAAATTGGCAAGTCGGTGAGGATGGAGAGGATTATCAACCGAGATTCAAAACGCACAATCATCGTGCCAATGGACCATGGAGTGAGCATGGGACCCATCAAGGGCCTGCTCGACTTGCCCAGTATCGTGAACAAGGTGGCTGAGGGAGGGGCCAACGCAGTTCTGGGCCATCTTGGGCTTCCCAAGCACGGACATCGAGGCTATGGCAAGGACATAGGACTGATCATCCATCTGAGCGCATCCACCTCACTTGGCCCGGACCCAAACCACAAGGTACTCGTGACCACTGTTGAGGAGGCAATCAAGGTGGGTGCTGATGCCGTCTCGGTGCACATCAACGTGGGCGCAGAGGACGAGGCCGAGATGCTCGCAGGGCTGGGACACGTGGCAGAAAGATGCGACTACTGGGGTATGCCCCTCGTCGCCATGATGTACCCGCGGGGCAGAAAGGTGTCTTCCGAGTACGACGTGGAGTTCGTAAAGCATGCCGCAAGGGTGGGTGCAGAGCTTGGAGCCGATATAGTGAAGACGAACTACACGGGCGACCCAGAGAGCTTCAGAGAGGTGGTCAGGGGCTGTCCCGTGCCCGTGGTGATGGCGGGTGGTCCCAAGACAGAAACAGAGGAGGAGTTCCTGAGAAATGTGTATGACGCCATGTCGGCAGGGGCTGCCGGGGTCGCTGTTGGACGAAACGTGTTTCAGGCAGATGACCCCACGGCGCTCGTTCGCAAGATCGCACAAATCGTTCACGAGGGGGCAACCCTTGAAGACGTGCTGAAGGGGTGA
- the ilvE gene encoding branched-chain-amino-acid transaminase, with translation MEGVVYVNGSFVPAHEASVSIYDHGFLYGDGVFEGIRAYNGRVFRLDAHIDRLYDSAKAIMLEIPLSKQEMKESILQTLRKNNLRNAYIRPIVTRGIGDLGLDPRKCPKPNVFIITQEWGAMYGDLYDKGLTAITVSVRRNPPEALPPNIKSLNYLNNILAKIEANVKGGDEAIFLDVRGCVSEGSGDNIFVVKRGHIITPPTLNNLKGITREAAIEIAERLDIPIKEADVGLFDLYTADEVFVTGTAAEIAPIVKIDGRDVGSGKPGKVTRLLMAEFRKLTESEGTPIYD, from the coding sequence TTGGAAGGTGTTGTGTACGTGAACGGAAGCTTCGTGCCAGCACACGAGGCGAGCGTCTCGATATACGACCACGGCTTTCTGTATGGAGATGGTGTGTTCGAGGGGATACGGGCATACAACGGCAGGGTGTTTCGGCTGGATGCCCATATAGACCGGCTGTATGACTCTGCCAAGGCAATCATGCTTGAGATACCCTTGAGCAAGCAGGAGATGAAGGAGAGCATACTGCAGACCCTTCGAAAGAACAATCTCAGGAATGCATACATCAGGCCCATCGTCACAAGGGGCATCGGCGACTTGGGTCTTGATCCAAGAAAGTGTCCGAAGCCAAACGTGTTCATCATCACGCAGGAATGGGGAGCAATGTATGGCGACCTGTACGACAAGGGACTCACTGCCATCACGGTGAGTGTGAGAAGAAACCCGCCAGAGGCTCTCCCCCCCAACATCAAGTCACTGAACTACCTCAACAACATACTCGCCAAGATCGAGGCAAACGTCAAAGGAGGAGACGAAGCCATCTTCCTCGATGTCCGGGGCTGCGTGTCCGAGGGCTCGGGAGACAACATCTTCGTGGTGAAAAGAGGTCACATCATAACCCCTCCCACGCTCAACAACCTCAAGGGCATCACGAGAGAGGCAGCCATCGAGATTGCAGAGAGGCTCGACATACCCATCAAGGAGGCCGATGTGGGTCTGTTCGACCTCTACACTGCTGATGAGGTGTTCGTCACGGGCACGGCAGCCGAAATCGCCCCCATCGTGAAGATAGACGGAAGGGACGTGGGAAGCGGCAAGCCTGGCAAGGTCACACGGCTGCTCATGGCCGAGTTCAGAAAGCTCACCGAGAGCGAGGGGACCCCAATCTACGACTGA
- a CDS encoding 23S rRNA (uridine(2552)-2'-O)-methyltransferase translates to MARRRWDYYYKKAKQEGYRSRAAYKLIQICERFDIIRENNIVVDLGAAPGGWMQVARELSHGMVVGVDLKDIEPVEGAITLRGDMRDERTLERVREITGGQVNVVLSDAAPNLSGNWPYDHARSIELAEGALRWARALLAPKGRMVCKVFQGDMLDELLTEVEEYFAKVSLFTPKASRKESAEIYVVARGFFEPALHVGDVHSVVIESLSERGEGVARVNNFVVFVKGADVGEHLDVRIEKVKPRFAIGRRLRQAQS, encoded by the coding sequence ATGGCAAGGCGAAGGTGGGACTACTACTACAAGAAGGCAAAGCAGGAGGGATACCGCTCCAGAGCCGCATACAAGCTCATTCAGATATGCGAGAGGTTCGACATCATCCGTGAGAACAACATCGTCGTGGACCTTGGAGCGGCTCCCGGCGGATGGATGCAGGTGGCGAGGGAGCTCTCCCACGGTATGGTGGTGGGTGTAGACCTCAAGGACATCGAGCCCGTGGAGGGAGCCATCACGTTGAGGGGAGATATGAGAGATGAGCGAACACTCGAGAGGGTGAGGGAGATAACGGGGGGGCAGGTGAATGTGGTGCTCTCCGATGCCGCTCCCAACCTCTCTGGAAACTGGCCCTATGACCACGCGAGGTCAATCGAGCTGGCGGAGGGCGCGCTGAGGTGGGCAAGGGCACTGCTTGCCCCAAAGGGCAGAATGGTGTGCAAGGTGTTTCAGGGAGACATGCTGGATGAACTGCTCACAGAGGTGGAGGAGTACTTTGCCAAGGTTAGCCTCTTTACTCCAAAAGCATCGAGGAAGGAGAGTGCCGAGATATATGTGGTGGCTCGGGGCTTCTTCGAACCCGCACTTCACGTGGGCGATGTGCACTCTGTGGTGATAGAGTCCCTCTCCGAGAGGGGGGAGGGAGTGGCGAGGGTGAACAACTTCGTGGTGTTCGTGAAGGGTGCCGATGTGGGGGAGCACCTCGATGTGCGAATCGAGAAAGTAAAGCCGAGGTTCGCGATTGGGCGGCGGCTCAGGCAGGCTCAGTCGTAG
- the cofD gene encoding 2-phospho-L-lactate transferase: protein MSMMVLSGGTGTPKLLWGLKELLAPDELTVVVNTAEDVWVSGGLVCPDIDTVLYLFSDRLDTSRWWGVRNDTFSTADALRGLGMEEPLRIGDIDRATHLARAKMLGEGLTLTQATLELCHAMGVQERVLPMCDEPVSTMLETSEGRMHFQQFWVVRKGEPDVLSVSHEGLEGAHLTREVGEALRENEWVVIGPSNPITSIRPILGVGGMRRYLSRKRVLAISPIIGGRAVSGPAEKLMRACGLEPSSLGVSQLYEDFLDLFIIDHRDDVHPSQFAVDTVRADTLMSSKHKSISLATRVLELMEEVG from the coding sequence ATGTCGATGATGGTGCTCTCTGGTGGTACTGGGACTCCAAAGCTGCTTTGGGGTCTGAAGGAGCTGTTGGCTCCAGATGAGCTCACGGTGGTTGTGAACACCGCAGAGGATGTGTGGGTCTCTGGGGGGTTGGTGTGCCCAGACATCGACACAGTGCTGTATCTCTTCAGTGATAGGCTGGACACATCGAGATGGTGGGGGGTGAGGAATGACACGTTTAGCACCGCAGATGCCCTGCGGGGGCTGGGTATGGAAGAGCCCTTACGTATAGGCGATATCGACAGGGCTACGCATCTTGCAAGGGCGAAGATGCTCGGTGAGGGGCTCACCCTCACGCAGGCGACTCTCGAGCTTTGCCATGCGATGGGTGTGCAGGAGAGGGTGCTGCCCATGTGTGATGAGCCCGTGAGTACCATGCTCGAAACCAGCGAGGGCAGAATGCACTTTCAGCAGTTCTGGGTGGTGCGAAAGGGAGAGCCAGATGTACTCTCCGTGAGCCACGAAGGGCTTGAAGGGGCACACCTCACGCGCGAGGTTGGGGAAGCGCTTCGCGAGAATGAGTGGGTGGTGATAGGGCCCTCCAACCCCATCACGAGCATCCGACCCATCCTCGGAGTTGGTGGAATGAGGCGGTACCTGTCCAGAAAGAGGGTGCTTGCCATCTCGCCCATCATAGGGGGCAGGGCTGTCAGCGGTCCAGCGGAAAAACTGATGAGGGCATGTGGGCTTGAGCCGTCCTCTCTTGGCGTCTCTCAGCTCTACGAGGACTTTCTCGACCTTTTCATCATAGACCACAGGGATGACGTGCACCCCTCGCAGTTTGCTGTGGATACCGTTCGGGCAGACACGCTGATGTCCAGCAAGCACAAGAGCATCTCACTTGCAACACGCGTGCTCGAGCTCATGGAGGAGGTGGGGTGA
- the oadA gene encoding sodium-extruding oxaloacetate decarboxylase subunit alpha yields MGRVRLTDTILRDAHQSLIATRMRTRDMLPIAEDLDSVGYFSLEVWGGATFDACIRFLNENPWERLRALKKHIKDTPLQMLLRGQNLVGYRHYSDDVVIKFVEHAAKNGIDIFRVFDALNDIRNMEVSIKTAKRMDAHVQGAICFTLSPVHTIESYLKLAEELVALECDSICIKDMAGLITPHHAYELIKALKRDVDVPIHLHTHCTSGIAPMSYYAACEAGVDILDTAISPFAWGTSQPPTESIVAALKDTPYDTGLDLELLGKIANYFKEVREKYRALINPISERVDVNVLVYQIPGGMLSNLVSQLKEQGALDRFEDVLREIPIVRKELGYPPLVTPTSQIVGTQAVLNVLMGERYKVVPKEVKNYVLGYYGRTPASVDPEIKKIVIGDDVPITCRPADLLEPEYEKAKREAEELGIVSEEEDVLIYALYPQVAVDFLKGELKEEPLEPPVEPSAGAPAVFLPTEYRVEVEGDTYIVKVEPIGGAVASVEQMPKMSKPENVEGGVLASMQGTILRIKVKEGEEVREGDVVAVLEAMKMENDVVAPKGGVVKEILVKEGDTVSPGDIIMVIG; encoded by the coding sequence ATGGGAAGGGTAAGACTCACCGACACCATTCTCAGGGATGCTCACCAGTCGCTAATTGCCACGAGGATGAGGACGAGGGACATGCTGCCCATTGCAGAGGACTTGGACAGCGTGGGTTATTTCTCCCTTGAGGTGTGGGGGGGAGCCACGTTCGATGCGTGCATACGCTTTCTCAACGAGAACCCGTGGGAGAGGCTCAGAGCCCTCAAAAAGCACATCAAGGATACTCCCCTTCAGATGCTGCTACGTGGCCAGAACCTCGTGGGCTACCGCCACTATTCAGATGATGTTGTCATCAAGTTCGTGGAGCACGCTGCCAAGAATGGTATAGACATATTCAGGGTGTTTGATGCGCTAAATGACATACGCAACATGGAGGTGTCCATAAAGACAGCAAAGCGGATGGATGCCCATGTGCAAGGCGCCATATGCTTTACCCTCTCCCCAGTGCACACGATCGAGTCCTATCTTAAGCTTGCGGAGGAGCTCGTGGCGCTGGAGTGCGATTCCATCTGCATAAAGGATATGGCGGGACTCATCACCCCCCACCATGCATACGAGCTCATAAAGGCCCTCAAGAGGGATGTGGATGTGCCAATCCACCTCCACACCCACTGCACCAGTGGCATTGCTCCGATGTCGTACTATGCTGCGTGTGAGGCGGGCGTGGACATTCTGGACACTGCCATATCTCCGTTTGCTTGGGGGACTTCGCAACCTCCCACCGAGAGCATAGTGGCAGCCCTCAAGGATACTCCCTACGATACTGGGCTCGACCTCGAGCTGCTCGGCAAGATTGCCAACTACTTCAAGGAGGTAAGGGAGAAGTATCGTGCCCTCATCAATCCCATCTCGGAGAGGGTGGACGTGAATGTGCTGGTGTACCAGATACCCGGAGGGATGCTCTCCAATCTGGTCTCTCAGCTAAAGGAGCAGGGCGCACTGGACAGGTTCGAGGATGTGCTCAGGGAGATTCCCATCGTTCGTAAGGAGTTAGGGTATCCACCGCTCGTCACACCCACGAGCCAGATAGTGGGCACTCAGGCGGTGCTCAACGTGCTCATGGGCGAGCGGTACAAGGTGGTGCCCAAGGAGGTCAAGAACTACGTCTTGGGCTACTATGGGAGGACGCCCGCGTCCGTGGACCCAGAGATAAAGAAGATTGTGATAGGTGATGACGTCCCAATCACGTGCCGTCCCGCGGACCTGCTCGAGCCAGAGTATGAAAAGGCCAAGAGGGAGGCAGAGGAGCTGGGCATCGTGAGCGAGGAGGAGGACGTGCTCATCTATGCCCTGTACCCTCAAGTTGCGGTGGACTTTCTCAAGGGCGAGCTCAAGGAGGAGCCTCTCGAACCTCCTGTCGAGCCCTCTGCCGGCGCCCCAGCGGTCTTCTTGCCCACCGAGTACAGGGTGGAGGTGGAGGGCGATACCTACATCGTGAAAGTGGAGCCCATTGGCGGGGCCGTCGCCTCTGTTGAGCAGATGCCCAAGATGAGCAAGCCAGAGAATGTGGAAGGGGGTGTGCTCGCCTCGATGCAGGGAACAATATTGCGCATAAAGGTGAAGGAGGGAGAGGAGGTCAGAGAGGGCGATGTGGTTGCAGTCCTCGAGGCCATGAAGATGGAAAACGATGTGGTGGCACCTAAGGGGGGTGTGGTAAAGGAAATTCTGGTCAAGGAAGGGGATACCGTGAGCCCAGGGGACATCATAATGGTGATAGGGTAG
- a CDS encoding sodium:calcium antiporter: protein MLAAFDFAYLLIGLTIIMVACELFTNGIEHVGCRYQLSEQATGSVLAAVGTALPETILPMIAILFARTGGHEIGSGAILGAPFMLISLAMLLGGITVIAGWAAGRRGLVLDIDPEHVRCDLAYFLGAYALVLVVSLLLHPLKEVLALALIAAYAVHTRRTLYSDGQMDAEECRPLYFTRVIPSLRQNANLELAQSVTGLLGIVVGAKVFVDGIAGVALEFGVSLFLFSFIIAPMATELPEKFNSILWYWRGKDALAMGNITGAMVFQATFPVAVGLLLTPWTLDFEGLLGIGLAMLGGTMFYVLLGVRGTLSGTWMLLGGVIYVLYLVGVFKWV from the coding sequence ATGCTTGCGGCTTTCGATTTCGCTTACTTGCTCATCGGGTTGACCATCATCATGGTGGCTTGCGAGCTTTTCACCAATGGGATAGAGCACGTTGGCTGCCGATATCAGCTCTCAGAGCAGGCCACCGGAAGTGTGCTCGCCGCCGTGGGCACCGCCCTGCCCGAAACCATTCTACCCATGATTGCCATCCTGTTTGCAAGGACTGGGGGGCACGAGATTGGAAGTGGTGCTATCCTCGGAGCGCCCTTCATGCTCATATCTCTGGCGATGCTGCTTGGGGGCATCACGGTCATCGCGGGCTGGGCTGCTGGAAGGCGTGGGCTCGTACTGGACATAGACCCAGAGCACGTGAGGTGCGACCTCGCATACTTTCTTGGTGCGTATGCTCTCGTGCTGGTGGTGAGCCTGCTGCTACATCCCCTCAAGGAGGTGCTCGCCCTTGCACTCATCGCCGCCTATGCGGTGCACACGAGGCGCACGCTGTACTCTGATGGGCAGATGGATGCCGAGGAGTGCAGACCCTTGTATTTCACGAGGGTCATCCCCTCACTAAGGCAGAACGCCAACCTCGAGCTTGCCCAGAGTGTCACAGGGCTCTTGGGAATCGTGGTGGGTGCCAAGGTGTTTGTGGATGGCATAGCAGGCGTGGCCCTCGAGTTTGGGGTTTCGCTGTTCTTGTTCTCATTTATCATAGCGCCGATGGCTACCGAGCTTCCAGAGAAGTTCAACAGCATTCTGTGGTACTGGAGGGGAAAAGACGCGCTCGCCATGGGGAACATCACGGGCGCGATGGTGTTTCAGGCCACGTTTCCCGTGGCAGTGGGCCTCCTGCTCACCCCATGGACGCTCGACTTTGAAGGGCTGCTCGGCATCGGGCTTGCGATGCTCGGTGGGACAATGTTCTATGTGCTGCTCGGTGTTAGAGGCACCTTGAGTGGCACATGGATGCTTCTCGGAGGCGTGATATATGTCCTCTATCTCGTGGGTGTGTTCAAGTGGGTTTAA
- a CDS encoding MazG nucleotide pyrophosphohydrolase domain-containing protein, which produces MHISELQRVLAERYLEKDGQMGELFLLAVLMEEVGELSKAMRYHEGVAEEMADVMFVCLCLANLLDIDVEAQLIDRYVKRSFEDVSSTWEDVSWK; this is translated from the coding sequence ATGCACATATCCGAGCTGCAGCGTGTGCTGGCTGAGCGCTATCTTGAAAAGGATGGGCAGATGGGGGAACTGTTCTTGCTGGCAGTGCTCATGGAGGAGGTGGGAGAGCTGTCCAAGGCGATGCGCTACCACGAGGGTGTGGCAGAGGAGATGGCCGATGTAATGTTTGTGTGCCTTTGCCTTGCCAACCTGCTCGACATTGACGTGGAGGCGCAGCTCATAGACAGGTACGTGAAAAGGTCGTTCGAGGATGTTTCGAGCACGTGGGAGGACGTTAGCTGGAAGTAG
- the cofC gene encoding 2-phospho-L-lactate guanylyltransferase, with protein MRALVPFKVEDAKSRLAEVLSPSEREHLAMLMLKSVLEQLVCSSVDVVEVASTSMGFESPVEGVGWIYAPHPLDEVVNTYLEKVAEHMPGEQVIVVMADLPLITSRNIDEMCSSSADVVIAPGRAGGTNVLRVSRPERFEVRYHNLSFLTHEQLARKRGLSVEVYDSFYTSVDIDEPQDLVELLIHDRGEVRAYLEEIGLYLEPMGAKVELRRK; from the coding sequence ATGCGAGCCCTCGTTCCCTTTAAGGTGGAGGATGCCAAGTCAAGGCTTGCCGAAGTGCTCTCTCCTTCAGAGAGAGAACACCTCGCAATGCTCATGCTCAAGAGCGTGCTCGAGCAGCTCGTGTGCTCGAGCGTGGACGTGGTGGAGGTGGCATCCACCAGCATGGGTTTCGAGTCTCCTGTGGAGGGGGTGGGATGGATATATGCACCCCATCCCCTCGACGAGGTGGTGAACACATATCTCGAGAAGGTGGCAGAGCACATGCCGGGAGAGCAGGTGATAGTGGTGATGGCCGACCTGCCCCTCATAACGAGCCGCAACATTGATGAGATGTGCTCGTCCAGCGCAGATGTGGTGATAGCTCCGGGACGGGCGGGTGGCACCAACGTGCTCAGGGTGTCAAGGCCAGAGAGGTTCGAGGTACGCTACCACAACCTCTCCTTCCTCACCCATGAACAGCTTGCAAGGAAGAGGGGGCTCAGCGTGGAGGTGTACGACTCCTTCTACACCTCTGTGGACATCGACGAGCCGCAGGATCTCGTGGAGCTGCTAATCCACGATAGGGGGGAGGTGAGAGCCTATCTTGAGGAGATAGGTCTGTATCTTGAGCCCATGGGCGCCAAGGTGGAGCTAAGGAGGAAGTAG
- a CDS encoding manganese-dependent inorganic pyrophosphatase, which produces MRMIGIGKEDPMGPIYVVGHKNPDADSICAAIACAEMLNELGYFAVAARAGELNAETTFALSTFGFEPPQPLVPSPDMAVYLVDHNEPVQMPDGVAQDQVVGVVDHHKLGGLKTSAPIYFRVEPLGSTCTVLARMFDEMKIDPSRQIAGVLLSGLISDTLLFRSPTCTPLDEQIAHRLAEHAGVELEHYGMEMLKKKSDIEGRSASELLNRDLKEFSFAGHRVAIGQVELMDFSQIEPNMDALLEEMRAMLGEGYELVVLMITHILSKKSRLYAVGTQNALSVFERAFEGRLESGYIERPVVSRKKEVVPPLERAFEED; this is translated from the coding sequence ATGAGGATGATTGGCATTGGCAAGGAGGACCCCATGGGCCCCATATATGTGGTGGGCCACAAAAACCCAGATGCGGACTCCATATGTGCTGCAATCGCGTGTGCCGAGATGCTCAACGAGCTTGGCTATTTCGCCGTGGCGGCGAGGGCAGGCGAGCTGAATGCAGAGACGACATTTGCTCTCTCAACGTTCGGGTTCGAACCACCCCAGCCACTCGTTCCATCCCCTGATATGGCGGTGTACCTCGTGGACCACAATGAGCCCGTCCAGATGCCGGATGGTGTGGCACAGGACCAGGTAGTGGGTGTGGTGGACCACCACAAGCTCGGAGGGCTCAAGACCTCGGCTCCCATATACTTCAGGGTCGAACCTCTGGGCTCGACGTGCACGGTGCTCGCCAGAATGTTCGATGAGATGAAGATTGACCCCTCGAGGCAGATTGCGGGCGTGCTGCTCTCTGGCCTCATCTCGGACACGCTGCTCTTTAGGTCTCCAACGTGCACACCCCTTGATGAGCAGATTGCCCACAGACTTGCAGAGCATGCTGGCGTGGAGCTCGAGCACTATGGCATGGAGATGCTAAAAAAGAAGAGCGATATCGAGGGCAGGTCGGCCTCGGAGCTGCTCAATAGAGACCTCAAGGAGTTCTCCTTTGCTGGACACAGGGTTGCCATAGGGCAGGTGGAGCTCATGGACTTTTCTCAGATAGAGCCCAACATGGATGCCCTCTTGGAGGAGATGCGGGCGATGCTCGGCGAGGGTTATGAGCTCGTGGTGCTCATGATAACCCACATCCTGAGTAAAAAGAGCAGGCTGTATGCCGTGGGCACGCAAAACGCCCTTTCGGTGTTCGAGAGGGCGTTTGAGGGCAGGCTGGAGAGTGGATACATAGAGCGTCCAGTGGTATCGAGAAAGAAGGAGGTAGTGCCACCCCTCGAGCGAGCGTTTGAGGAGGATTAA
- the eno gene encoding phosphopyruvate hydratase — MTVILDVRAREILDSRGNPTVEVDVRTESGFGRACVPSGASTGTHEAVELRDGGERYHGKGVLRAVRSVNEEIGPSIVGMDSREQRELDMVMCELDGTPNKSRLGANAIVGTSLACAKAAASSIGISLFEHIGTLMNNSPTTLPVPTFNVLNGGKHAGNELAIQEFMIQPVGAPTFAEGLRYGVEVYHALGSVLEEKYGRGATNVGFEGGYAPPIVHTRDALDALMQAIDEAGYTEHEVMVGIDAAASEFYSDGRYHLDGMDIPPDKLMTYYEELASEYPLLYIEDPFHEEDYENYATLTRRLDGVMVVGDDIFVTNPKRIQRGIAMHSASALLLKVNQIGTLSEALDAARMVYDAGWRVVASHRSAETEDAALADIAVGIRAQLIKTGAPARGERTAKYNQLLRIEEQLGERARYARLR, encoded by the coding sequence ATGACGGTCATTCTAGATGTGCGTGCGAGGGAAATTCTCGATTCGAGGGGCAACCCCACGGTCGAGGTGGACGTTAGAACGGAAAGCGGCTTTGGGAGGGCTTGTGTGCCCTCTGGCGCCTCCACCGGTACCCACGAGGCAGTAGAACTCAGGGATGGAGGAGAGCGCTATCATGGAAAGGGTGTTCTGAGGGCCGTTAGGAGTGTTAACGAGGAGATAGGTCCCAGCATAGTGGGTATGGACTCGAGGGAGCAGCGAGAGCTCGACATGGTGATGTGTGAGCTGGACGGCACGCCCAACAAGTCGAGGCTCGGAGCGAACGCCATCGTGGGCACATCGCTCGCGTGTGCCAAGGCTGCGGCTTCTTCCATTGGCATATCTCTATTCGAACACATAGGCACGCTCATGAACAACTCGCCCACCACTCTTCCCGTGCCCACGTTCAACGTGCTCAATGGTGGAAAGCATGCTGGAAACGAGCTTGCTATACAGGAGTTCATGATACAGCCGGTGGGGGCGCCAACGTTTGCCGAGGGTCTGAGATACGGTGTCGAGGTGTATCATGCTCTGGGCAGTGTGCTGGAGGAGAAATATGGGAGGGGCGCCACAAACGTGGGCTTTGAGGGGGGATATGCACCCCCCATCGTACATACGAGAGATGCACTGGATGCCCTCATGCAGGCAATCGATGAGGCTGGCTATACCGAGCATGAGGTGATGGTTGGCATAGATGCAGCGGCGAGCGAGTTCTATTCCGATGGACGCTACCATCTCGATGGCATGGACATCCCCCCAGATAAGCTCATGACCTACTATGAGGAGCTGGCATCCGAGTATCCGCTTCTGTACATTGAGGATCCATTCCACGAGGAGGACTACGAAAACTATGCAACTCTCACCCGAAGGCTGGATGGAGTGATGGTGGTGGGCGATGATATATTCGTCACCAATCCGAAGCGCATCCAGAGGGGAATAGCGATGCACTCGGCGTCGGCCTTGCTGCTCAAGGTGAATCAGATAGGCACGCTGAGCGAGGCGTTGGATGCGGCGAGGATGGTGTACGATGCTGGGTGGAGAGTGGTGGCATCCCATCGCTCTGCAGAAACCGAGGATGCAGCCCTTGCCGATATTGCCGTTGGTATCAGAGCACAGCTCATAAAGACTGGAGCTCCTGCGAGGGGTGAGCGCACTGCAAAGTACAACCAGCTGTTGAGAATAGAGGAGCAGCTGGGGGAGAGAGCACGTTATGCTCGTCTGAGATAG